Part of the Pelmatolapia mariae isolate MD_Pm_ZW linkage group LG3_W, Pm_UMD_F_2, whole genome shotgun sequence genome is shown below.
caacatgtcttgaagttctccagaggcctggtaatgaactaatcatgtgattcaggtgtggagacccagggtgagatctaaaacatgcaggacaccggccctcgcgGCTTGTGTTTGGCCAAGCCTGCTTTAACATGACACTCAAAACTAAGCTCAGGTCCATCGATCTCCAATGATTATCTGTCAAACGTTTTTACGTGTTGATTGGAGTCCACCTGTAGATGCACtgtatatatagtgtgtgtgcTAACACAAACTTTCCAAGGGTGGACTTTCCGGTCCATGGTCATATTTTACAGTGCTCCgagaaactgaaaaacaagaaaaaaaattctagCTGCTATACTGCTGTGAAAAAATTATTTTGCCCCCTTGTTGatattaaacaaagataaaaaaaaatcagaatactttattaagtCAAGAGGAAAGTATGTGTTGCTGACACTTCCCACAGAGTGCAGTGGTGCTTTTAAttcagtccagtttattgtcaatatGCTGTCCGAGGCATTTGTAGTCCCGCTCTATGTCCACATTGACTCCCTGAATTGACACAGTGGTCATTGTTTTCCTGGTCCTCTTAAAGTCTGCAATTGTTTCCTTGGTCTTTGTCACATTGATCTACGGATGATTCTTCTTGCACCACACGACAAAGGAGTCCACCACAACCTGGTACTCCATCGCATTACCCCTAGCAATACATCCAACAACCGCAGAGAAAAAACCTCTGAAGGTGGCAGATCCCTGCAGTGGACGGAGTCTATGGTGTATAGGGTGAACAGGAAAGGGGAGAGAGTGGTCTCTTGTGGTGCTCTGGTGTTGCTGATCACCTTATaagacagcggtccccaaccttttttgcaccacagaccagtttaatgtcagacaatattttcatggaccggcctttacGGTGTCACAGGTACCGGTCCAAATTTCGTCAGACAGGTTGCATTTACtatatttttcagaccataaggcgcacAGGATTTTAAGGTGGactaagcgaaacaaaacagtcagactttactcaactcattcttcttgcttgattcattaatgttgaattctctggcagctgctctattcccatgttgttgcagtatattaatgactaacctggtattgtggatggattatctcagttgtcctcctgactgaagtttggtccgtttacagcatcctgccatgcgattgcatttgtccctaaccatcgggaaccctcacgttaacttttatcgagtggaaaaaagttagcgttcatcctccagcttcactgtgtttatgctatgttaacatagctgtgtcgctagcgatcacgtagcagcacattatataccagctagcccaacttcagtaaccctacaaacgtcactgctgtttagttttctgtcttcatttatgttggaagtgatagcagagctgtacgtttgaattttctcagaaatctctcagtcagaacatgctatatcatgtttaggtggaaactagcgagctaacttcctgctatcTTCTAACTCtggtaaatgtaataaattctgttttcatggatgcctggatgttaaacttcatagttacacctggtaaagcagcaacactgatcattttattaaagatgaaagaatttagacagtttttaactctcagtgatgctgcagtgttcgtttgactttgggacctgaaccGGACGGAGTTTTgctctgcgaggctcctgactacggtagctgtaatgctacaacaatccatcaagcggtacggctttgtagcttaccaaagtcatactaaaacattttttgacagatttttgagcctACCAAAtaaaaatcggttcgaggtcagtaagcacaaccagaattcatacttaaggcgcaccggattataaaaGGCACTATCGATTTTTGAGAAagttaaaggattttaagtgcgccttatagtgcagaaaatacggtaatattaaaatttgatgatctgaaacatgtaagtatGACAAGAAGCTGTCCATGaatctcaatgaactgaagcacaAATGTTAAGAAGACTGTGTGAAACCATTTGAAGAACTGACAAAGGCATGGTTTACAAGCTACTGAATAATGGAATGtcctttgttttttaacagaacTCCATAAAATACTGTGAAAAAGTTTTAAAGTACCTTTGAAACCATTGCAGATGCCCACAGAACATACACAGAACCAGGAACACTACTTGATCAAAACTTTCAATACTAAGATAAGAGAAAATCTGATGAAATAAAATTCCGATAAATGActgctgtctttgtttatttctaGGTAAACACTCATACATGGACAGGACCAAGGATGATAGAGGAGAAACCTGCCAGAATTCCAAACATACATGCTGAATCCTTCTCTCTCATATCAAAATAACTTTGCTCTCACGATGTCATCAAGACATGAGGTTCCTTCAGATATCAATGTGGATACGTTCCACAATATCCTCAACTCTTCCTCCCCATCCTCACCAACTCAGTCTTGCAGCATAGACGAGTCCTACAAATACATCTTCCTTCCCATTTGTTATTCCTtcacattcatctttagcaTCTCTCTTAACTCTGTCATCCTCTACCGTTCTTTCCGTCGGACCAAACGCTGGAATGCTTCTTTAATATACATGGTTAACCTGGCCTCTACAGACTTTATGTACGGCCTGTCGCTGCCATTTCTTGTAGGAAGTTACATAATGCGTGACCGCTGGGTTTTTGGGGACTTCATGTGCCGTGTGGTTCGTTTTCTCTTCTACTTTAACCTCTACTGCTCCATCTTCTTCCTCACTTGTATCTCTGTGCACAGATACCTTGGCATTTGCCATCCAATGAAAGTGATAACACTGGAGACCAAGAAGGCTGTCAAGTGCACTTGTGTCCTTGTTTGGATAATAGTATTTGCTTTGACTTGCCCCATCTTCCGTTTTGCTCAGACTGGTCATGTGACAAGATTAACAGGGTTTGGAAGCAATGTAAGTATTGACAACCCAAGTAATGGCATATCATCAGAAAACGGTAATGCGAGCTATGGTAAATTGGAAGGGGTAATTGAAGAGTACCAGAACTGCTGGGACGATGCCATTGATAAGGAGTTTCCTGATTATGTACCCTATGGCATCACACTCCATTTGCTGGGCTTTTTTGTGCCATTTTCCATAATCGCTTATTGTTACTCTCACGTAGTTCTGACCATATTTAGGACACTGCATTCTCAGCCCTCACTGTGCAGAAATCCAATGGATGCATGCATGGAGAGAAGAGATGGGAAAGCCTCAGCAGTTGTTAGAACGGGAAGAAAACGAAGCAATGGATTGCAGAAGATGGCGGGACGAGATGAAGGGATTTCCATTTCGCTTGGTGCTCACTCCCCATATGCCAGTCGAAGGCGTAAATCTATCAAAACTATTATCACTATCACACTGCTATTTGCTCTGTGCTTCTTCCCCTTTCATGTTACCAGAACCATCTTTCTTTTGCTGAAAGTGACCAAGAGAGTTCCCTGTCACACCATGACGGCAGTCTCTATGTGCTATAAGATTACCAGACCTTTAGCATCGTTCAATGCATGGCTCAATGCCCTTCTTTACTTTCTGACTAAAGATAAAGGAGGAGCTCACTGCTGCCAAGCAGTAAACACCCCTACCCAGCAGCATGCTATGTTACGGTTGCCACTAAGAGTGATGGGAAAAGGAGAGGGTGAAGTGGACAGAGAAATGGAAGACCGTattgagaaaaaagagaataaaGCATGTCAAAGTCCATCATATATGAACAGAGCAAAAGTTAAATATATAGCTGAATGAACTTCAGATGCACTGCTGGATGTTATTTATAGACACCAATAAGCAACACATTAGTAACAAGTGAATCAATCCAATGATCTGCTTCATGTTAATCATTCATGTAAATCTTATTTTGAGATCCACTACCCACATCGTGGTATAGGCACTCACTGACATTGGTTTTACCTAGCTGGACAATATGCATTGCAATACCACGAAATTTACTCAAGGAACATGGCAAACCAGTAAAGACACTGTCACCAGCTGCTAAGCTCTGAAGATCCCAATCAAATTCAACATCTGCAATACATACCAGGAGAAGTCTTGATTCCCTGGGCCAAACCTTCAACTCCAGAAGACCTACTGGCAACATCCTCCTACCAGACACCAGTAAACACCAGATGTCTGCCATATCCTGACAACTGGAATCAGAGAACACAGAAGACTGAAATTAACAACtgaaaattataaatatccacacatatatacaagggaaacaaacaaatgtcACCATTTTTAGACTCAATGAAATCAAAAGCCAATATcacagactgtacataaaagattgAAGTACCAGCGGCAAGATTTGTGAAAGCAAACAGAGGACGTGATGTTTTGTAACTCCCCCCCCCAAGGGAATACTTCATCAACTACTGTTGGCTGAATCCTGTCAGAATGCTTATTTATTGCTACTGTCAATGTAACTTTTACACAATAGTTATAAACTTTAATTCTGcaggttaaaaatgtaaatgtatagcCATTGCATTTATAATATTTCAATCTCttcatgtaaaataaaataattatgtgCGATATTCTTAGTCTCATGGTTTCTTCTTGCTGACACATGATACAATCAagcattaaatgttttttaaaccatGGTGTGTTACATCAGTATTACATAAGGTTGCTGCTCTGTACAGGGAATGACGCTTGCAGCATCATGCAAAACAAGGTCTACTGACTGATGCAGACAGTGATGGTCAGGTTAGGCCTGATCTTTTCATGTGCATATCAGCTACACCTTTAGTTACAAAGCCAGCAAACCACTTGCATCCCTACACGTAACGACTTTGCAATAGGATGTCACAGTTTAAGGCCTCAGTCCACGATTCCAGCAAGCTGAAATAAGAAGTTACGTGTCTTAAATTTATGGAGAATGAAATAAATGATCCAGTATGTGTAATACTAATATGATAAATACAGGTGAGTTCTATAAAAATGTTTCCTCATGCACAGTTGTCACTAAGGGGAAATTAGCTGTTGAACTATTTGTACCAGTCTGTAAACGTGTTTGTATATGTAAGTCTGCAAAGGAAATGATCCCACTGaaaattgaaaaattaaatTTGACTTAAATTTGGTGGCCTGTGGATAGAATTAATGGGTGATGCCAGAGGAGCTACTCCTTTTCTATCTGTCTAAGGTCGCATGTTTCATTCTCAAGGCTTCCACAACAAATGTGGCCTTTGGCAAAGTTTATTTCAGCCTGCATATAGCATAGGTTCCCagtaaatatttgtttattgtTGTCTGCACAACACATGCTAGCCAGCACAGAATCACACAGTAAAGGGAAGCCAACTCTGAAGGCAGCCAGTCTCAAGTAAGGTGAGGGGCTGAcagttcagtttgtttgttttaagtgTAAAAAGAAGCCTTTGTAACTACTTGATGTTTTTTattatcagtttttttttcattcacaaaaTTAAGACAGTCTGGTACATTCAGCAAAAGTATTTTACTTAAACACTTTAATATAATTTCCATCACAACCAATGATTTGtctgtcttgatgcatgctcaatgatccaggtaagtaaatcccaaaagctgattcagttcatctggacgttttcaatgggagaaacgtttcgtcactcatccaggtgacttcttcagtctcagcaggtttccccaatcttatcaacagtacatttgcacaatgaaaCTAGCACAACTGAATGAAcgatgggctgtgaggtcattTCCTTGATCAtcaatatgcaaattgtcacgACCATTGAttaacaaccactgatcaaagcccattgatcaatggccatgagtaccaatcacagagagttggggaatggctgcaatcacagcattgtaagtcAAAGTTTTTGGCAttgatcctcaacccgctggtaggcagctctgaacaccacatccagaacaccttggattgtgttgagaaggtgagagatgtcatgatggaggcagatgaaactatggtctcgtacgacgttacatctctcttcacttgcatcccagtcacggaagcatTGGAGGTAgttcgtaagagattacaggatgaccccaacctcagcaacaggaccactctcagcatcaaccaagtaataataatagtaaaaatgaactttatttataaagcacactaaAAAACCAAGGGTATACCAAGGTGCTTGACAAAATAAGCAGATGGAGATGGGAGGGAATAGGGAAAGAGAAAGGACCTGGCATGTATCAATTATAAAACCATGACAatcataatacataaaagtagtTAACAAAGCATAAAGGATAAAAATGTATCAGCACACACCAGATATTAGCTACGTGGAAAAgcaagattaaataaataagtctttAACCGTGATTTAAACAATGGCATAGAGTCAGACGCCCGCATAGCAACA
Proteins encoded:
- the si:dkey-6n21.13 gene encoding P2Y purinoceptor 3 translates to MLNPSLSYQNNFALTMSSRHEVPSDINVDTFHNILNSSSPSSPTQSCSIDESYKYIFLPICYSFTFIFSISLNSVILYRSFRRTKRWNASLIYMVNLASTDFMYGLSLPFLVGSYIMRDRWVFGDFMCRVVRFLFYFNLYCSIFFLTCISVHRYLGICHPMKVITLETKKAVKCTCVLVWIIVFALTCPIFRFAQTGHVTRLTGFGSNVSIDNPKYQNCWDDAIDKEFPDYVPYGITLHLLGFFVPFSIIAYCYSHVVLTIFRTLHSQPSLCRNPMDACMERRDGKASAVVRTGRKRSNGLQKMAGRDEGISISLGAHSPYASRRRKSIKTIITITLLFALCFFPFHVTRTIFLLLKVTKRVPCHTMTAVSMCYKITRPLASFNAWLNALLYFLTKDKGGAHCCQAVNTPTQQHAMLRLPLRVMGKGEGEVDREMEDRIEKKENKACQSPSYMNRAKVKYIAE